ttatattattaataaattgaatCTTATGTGCTTCACTTTAAGAATCTTTGTTGATGAAGGAAATAATTtcaacaagttttttttttttttttgttatcgaTATAATAAAGAGAGATTTATTGCTAAACACAACATCGATaactattaataattttattaaaaggtATTGGTTCTCTTTGCTTTGAGaagttgtgtttttttttttttagtacttGAAAATGTTTGCAATAGGAATTAATGTATATTTTTTTATACAAAGTTTAAAACTACCATAATTTCTCCCCAAActtttaaataggaggataaaccCGTTTGAGTACATTCGAACCTACATCCTCTTGTATTGACAAGAATATCAATATTAATACCAATCAAATTAAGACTCTATAAAATTGATGTATTCCCTTGTTGcaaggaaaaggaaaaaatataaaatgagtaGTGGAAAGTATAGATGAGTGACAAGAGATAGGAAGAAACTAAATTTCGCCCATTGCCATGGGAAAATGTTAAagctaaaattattaaatttgtaattcgttaaatatttttaatataattcaaataagAGAGGCGTTCGAACCAGAATTGGAAATGGTAATGAAAGCATGAGTTTTCGGTAACAATCACTTTTCCTAAATGCCATTAATATAAGGTGAAAGTGGAGCAAAGACAGcttcattagaaagaaacagaATCATTGCTCACAAGTCGAGCAAGATCAGCAGGTGGAAACAAAACCCAATCAAAAGGGCATGCTAAAGTTCGAGTCATTTTTGCAACCCATGATTTAGAGATAAAATTGACAACATAATTAACAGAGGCTAATAAAGATTTTATATCAGCTTCAATAGCCTTTGATCCCCAACAGTTGTCGAGATCCGCTTCAAGTGAGGTCATAAGTTCTTTGTTATCCGATTCCAAAGCAACATTTGACCATTGTCGGTGAACGGCCAACACAGCTCCCGAACGTACCGCCAACGCTTCAGCAACCCGAACAGAGGACACTTGAACACAAGCATTCAGGCCTTGCATGATTTTCCCAAAACTGTCTCTAGCAACTGTTGCGATTCCCGCTGTTTGGTTTGAGGGGTTCCAAGATGAGTCACAGTTGATTTTAACTGAATTTGGAGTAGGGGCTGACCCTCGTTGGTTAAATTCCATAGCTTCCCTCATGGCTTTCATCCAAATGAAGACAGGATCTTCATTTTTGTTTTCGAAGATAAATCGGTTCCTAGAATTCCAGAGATTCCAACAAATGTAACCAAGAAGTCCCACTTGATCTTTGGCTCCCACAGAATCAAGCCATAGACTTGTATCATTCCACCAATTGAACATCCCCTTGAAACCTTCcctcttacaacaatagctaaAGGCAAAAATCTTCCGAGCAGCTTCAACAAAGGGGCAAAAAGATAAAATGTGTTCGATTGGTGTACAATCTACCAAAAATAATATTCCTTCCCATGAACATACATAAATAACAGTATAGGGAGTAGGATCTATCCTATACGGATTTGgatatttaaaattattgtttgaTTTAACAAGACTGCGTGGTCAAGTAACTATCATGCTCACGATAGGTGACaatttgtataataataaaagggaaatttaaatatgataaaactaaaaatataatagagataattgaaattgaaataatagtaaaaataaattgaaaacgaaattaaattgaataaaccaATATGATGAAATTCTAGTTTCGGGCTCGATTTTTGCTTCAACTTCTAACCAGTCCTTGATAGCAAGTCTTCTTCTTCAACCAATAAGTCGGTTATAGTGATAGAGGACACCTCAAACCATCAACTCTTCTGTGTGTAAATTAATTATTCAGCTCTCTGATAGCCTTGCGAACTAGAAGGATCAACTCGAACCAACAACCTCAACCACGCAAGTCATTAAATCTGATTGCTATTTTCCTTGACAGATCCAACTAACTACATAATTGGACACAACAATGTGTTCTTCAATAGATCGAATACGACAACCAATCATATTAGTTCTTCTTCCAACTATAAGTCTCTCAACATCAAACCAATGTACTCTTTTCGACTTGATGTCAATATGACTTTATGATACGACAATGTCTATCTCTTTAACCAGAGAAATAACAAATACTAGAATGAAAGTTTTTACATATGActtgaagtctcacaatttcaaaaCCTGGATAAAATATTTTACCTAAAACAAGAACAAAccaattcataaaattaaaaaccaATAAAAACAAATATGAAAAAGGGAAATTTtattcaaagaaaagaaaaagataaacAACAATAATTTTGTTTCTGGGCAAATATGGGCCGTCCTCTCTTTTCCCTCTAtccaatatatataaaataaattaaacttgAAAGAGAGAGTGTCGTGCGCACCCCTCTTcctaaaactaataataatattagtatatatataataattaaaagagaGAGGTAGTGTTGgaccaaattgaaagaaaaaattttgaattaagcgAGTTGACGAGTCTTATTTTAGAGAGGATGTAAAGATAATATTGATTAACAGAAGTTTTCGGTAAAtcttaagagaaaagaaaattcgaATGAAGAAATCGAGAATATAACAAGTCTAAGAAATTGATTGTAATTAAAGAAATGTGATGTACTAATAATGATAAATTAAAGAAATGTGATGCACTAATAATGATAAATTAAGATAAATAGTGTCTTTGCTAAAACACAATGAAGTTCATGATCgggaaaaaccaagaaaatttcgaggacaattTATTTTAGGGGggaaaaatgtaacatccctaaaatcaatatattataataatattaaattgaatagtgtataattgattttttttttcggtaaagtgagaaaaagatataaagatgataaaagaaaggTTGAGTAATaccaaggaaaaatttgaaataagAAGTATGTTGTGAAATGTTAATTTgagttagagactaaattgtaaagatatgaAAAGTTTTATGGTTCAAGTGTAAATATTGAAAATGTgtggggttaaagtgtaaatatgaaaaagttaaagAGTCAATAGTACAAATATCTTAAGGGTGGAAGAATTTAGAAAATAAGGAAAATGGAtaaacaaggactaaattgaataaatggagAATTTGAGGGACTGAAtcataattttacaaaattaagtgattattaaggatgaaatttttaagaattataaagggcaaaatggtcaattagcaTGAGAAAGAATTCTAGAGTGTAATGATGACATGtgagatattttaaattaaataattagataaatgttataatattaatattttaattagatttttgttaatattttattatgaaaatgATTAGTATAAAAAGAGGTGAAAGATGAAAAGAAATCATCATCTTTTCACGTTCCAATGTGAGAGatagttagagaagagaaagttgtgttttttttttttagaatttagtcctttaccATGAAAATTCATATTTTCACCAAAAATTCACGAAAATTTCCTTAAACAACAAAGAGAAAAGATGAAGTAGAGATTTTAGAGAATATGTTTATCAATTTGGAAGCAAGAAAATAAAAGGTGAAAgagaagaaaagggaaagaaagtaGTGAAGATGAGAAAGGAAGGGAAATGAAGAATAAAAGAAGAAATTCTTGACAAAAGGGGGTAAGTTTCATACTAACCTTACTTGTATCTCAATATATTGAGTTAAATATATTGTAAATGAGATGTATGAAACATGTATTTTAATCTAACTAGAAATagaatgtagcaccccaaacccggctcagacgttatggtcggatccgacatgccacatcgaagcgttcaaaacattttatattgttgatctagaaaaacctacttagtgttttaaaagataatttcattataggttaaagtgaatggaagctgtgcaccaggtaggaaaccggaaaagaggaggtgagtctatcggactacttaagtaccaagctcccttcggatccaatcctagacatgcacaccgccattgccacaccttaacgtcatgtatatttctaggaaaccgatttgatttagtcatttttaggaaaagtgattaattttggaaaatactttcattgcggaagctttgcttgttgttgtgttattttgaaatcaattgttgtttttttttttgaaaacgcgccctaaagctatccaatttcaacagttaaaataagtaatacctatcttagtaatacatattaaaaccatcaaaaataattaagcggccttattacatttaaaaacccaaaacttcaaacgtaaataaaaggatgtccagttcacggaagaaaaccaaactttcgagcgggtggccactacgaattccctcacgactccaagcccactatggttggggatttctgcgtggatgaaaataaaagggtgagtttgggaaactcgtgtgtaaagaaaacccattcaaagcccaagtcactcaagcctattgggcctaagcccattcagtaatagtggtcttggacgagcccttttcagattacaataaagcgggccttagcccttatttagataacaagatggcccataggcccatttcaaaatacatgcaacatcaataacatatgcaagcccatttgggagactactcaacccaccaaccactacactccaccgtaccagccctacactccatgtggggaatagctcaacccacccaaatttaacactccacatttgcGACcttttgctcgattatcgataaattgaggcaaagcctccaagatcgtggacaagccactttcaagacttcctccgtcaatatcccaatcccatgcatcgataataacaacatggcatgcgataaataacaatagtcaaacatgcatttaggtcaatttaactctggggtatttggtaatttatctactagggtaaagcgtaaattttccacttttaaaggtatttcagtaatttatctattttagggtttttcatgcatattcctacttttcacgtactaacgaatcacgcatcgagagttcttacgaattgggcccattggcccatcattccaattttggccaattaagcccaaaaatatcgagggtacagaaatcatgcactttgcagtccaaattttgcagcttaccaaaaacattaatcgatttacctcacgagcattagcacactcgcaaatctacaaaatatcggttttcggcatttcggcttttcgactttttccgatccagactaagaaagagggtgttagttacacacatttgcgacgatatcttgtgagatccacacgaagcgcctacaattggattactaacacgttaatctaactattcaaatatgaactacgtattaaccccttacaatattcggccaaccacacctacagatcatagtaagcttataagaaaacaataagcaactcattaacaaatttttgtcaatgtttaccacataatcataatttcactgcaagctgtcttcctgagcaacagtcactaaatcatttataattggagctacgaaactccaaatcaagttctgttaatttttcttgaaaatagactcatatatcttctatccataaaattttcagaattttttgtttagccaattaataccagatttttctcaaagtttcccatgtttcactgtttgactaatctgaccattctctattacgaatcaaatttctcattgtacagaattcaaaatatgttctcgtttattccatttgaaactatactcattaagatttaattacataatttatgcagcttctaactcatctcccacaatttatggtgattttccaaagtcatgttactgctgctgtcccaagcagatttattaccaaatcactctttcacacctaacttgcatgcttgttatttaaacatgtatatcaccaatcaatcatcacatatctatgattttacttaagtataatctctatttcatcattttaaagcacaacatgttagccgatttttccctttagcatctaaggcacatgcatgctcatttgtttggctcaacttcacctatattccagttttcatcaaaagaacatgaaacaacaaccatttccttcattttaattcatgactaaatgctcacaacacaactaaaaaccaaaatatgcttcaagagttaaggtagaatcaagaagaactcatgaacctcaaaatagaagcaaactaccatgaatttaccttcaattttctttcccAAGTGActaaacattcaagagctttctcctctcctttctcttttctaactttaggctatgatgaacaaagatggacaaaactttgttcttttcacccctttttcttttaataaaattttatatttcatctatttaattctttaatacaaaagacatgaaatgcccatcatggaacatttacctaaaccgttatcatggaacatttacctaacccattatcatggaatatttacctaatccattatcatggaacatttacctaacccattatcaatatgtaccatgaattatggatatcaagtgctcatattgtctacaacaacatgatggctggccacttcatgtaaaatgggaggtttgtcatgcaaatcctcctattttgcactcctaattattttggccacttcaatttagcctatagcattttcaaacattttcatataggttctatttcataatttcatcccctttttcttatggaacaaaaattaaccaaaattgctgggttctatcttaagcttgggccttctagaggcccactaacataattaaacctatgccaacattaacagaattcctgaaaattggggcgttacaactctaccctccttaaagaaatttcgtcctcaaaatttacctgatccaactagttgagggtattgttgacgcatagtctcttctgattcccaagtagcttcttcccttccatgattacgccaaagtactttcactaacgggacagatttccttctgagaaccttaacatctcgagccaatatttgcacaggctcctcctcaaaggttaaATCaatctgaacttcaatttctgcaactggcaggacatgagtagggtcagcacaataacgccttaacatggagacgtgaaaaacatcgtgaatcctgtctaactctggaggcaattccaattgataagccactgggcctactcgcttcaaaacccgataaggcccaatgaaccgcggactcaacttgcccttcttaccgaaccttaatatcttcttccaaggagaaacctttaagaagaccgtatcacctactgagtactcaatctccttacgcttcaaatctacatacgacttttgcctatcagatgcttcttttaaccggtccctaattattctgaccttatcctcgatgatcggctaccaactcggtccaagaaattgtcgctctcctagttcggtccaacaactaggtgtacgacaccttcatcCATctgatgcttcatacggtgccattcgaatactactttggtagctgttattgtatgcaaattctgccaacggcaagtaatcctcccaactacctcgaaagtcaatcacgcatcccctcaacatgtcctccagaatctgaataaccctttccgattgaccatcagtctggggatggaaagccgtactaaaattcaatcgcgtccccaacgcctcatgcaacctttgccaaaaccgagatgtaaatctgggatcccgatcagaaataattgaaactgggactctatgaagtcgtacaatcttcgccacatacagcttgactaacttttgaagtgaaaagtcagtacgaacaggtatgaaatgggccgatttggtcaacctatccacaatcacccacaccgagtctttctttgatggtgtcaagggtagcccactcacaaagtccaaggttaccctctcccacttccaaagtggtatcttcactgaccGTAACAGTCTagagggtaattgatgctcaactttcacttgctggcatgtcagacatttccctacaaactccgttacttctcgtttaagtccaggccaccagtacaattctcgcaagtcgtgatacaacttatgccctccaagatgcatggcacatagtcccccatgagcttctttcaataTTGTCTAccttaaatcagagtccttcggaacacaaattcttccttggaaacacagaactccatcaccatttaaaccgaactcagaagtttccccttccttaacttgttgaaaacgagcaaccaaagactcattttccaactgcttttccttaatctggtccaccaggttggccttacttgcaattcaccaACAAAGCgccatcatcatctgagactcaaacgagcaaacattgctctcggatcgatctgattctacgacttaaagcatcggctaccacattagccttgtcTGGGTGATacttgatcgaacagtcataatccttaagcaactcaatctatctcctttgcctaaggttcagctccttctgagtcaacaaatacttaagaatcttgtggtctgtgtatataatacacctctccccgtacaagtaatgtctccaaatcttacgtgcaaatatcactgccgccaactccaaatcatgagtaagatagttACCTTCGTAAGGTTTAagttgtcgtgatgcatatgcaaccaccttaccctcctgcattaacacgcagcccaagcctacatgtgatgcgtcactgtacacagtaaaatccttcccagactctggctgaattaacacaggtgcttcagtcagaactttcttcaacttctcaaaagcctcctgctgggtctcagtccatacaaacggtacccctttccttatgagttttgtcagaggtgctgccatcacagaaaaaccttccacaaaccttctgtagtatcctgccagtcctaggaaactttgaattttcgataccgtcctaggtggcttccattccaaaattgcttcaatctttcgagggtccaccttaatctcttcggcagagaccacatgtcctaagaaggttacctccctcaaccgaaattcacacttgctgaacttcgcgaagagttccttctcccttaacactcgcaacactatacggagatgctcatcatgtttcgcttcagtttcagaatataccaggatatcgtcaataaagacgactatgaactgatccaaacatggttggaacacacgattcatcaaatctataaacgcTACAGGAgtgttcgttagtccaaatggcataactagaaactcgtaatgaccataccgagtcttgaataccgtcttatggatatctacctccttgacccttaactgatgatatccagatcggaggtcgatattagaaaatacagaagcccctctaagctggtcaaacagatcgtcaatccttggcagtggatacttattcttaattgttagtttgttcaactggcgataatcaatgcacatccgcattgtaccatccttcttcttcacgaatagtaccggtgctccccatacagacccgcttggcctaatgaagcccctatccaacaactcttaaatttgtgcctttagctccaccaactccttcggtgccattctatacattgcgatagacactggtgctgttccaggcaataagtcgattccaaactccacttctcggttcggaggcaatcttggaagctcctccggaaaaatatcttggaactcctttacagtcctaactTTATCCACTGACAATCCCTCCTCTTctaactgacttacaaatgccaaataggcctcacaacctttccgaatccacttttcagctcttaaagccgacaccacattggacaaatgatcccttcgctcacctatcaccataacctcctcatactttgtggtccttaacaccattcgtttagcagcacaatccagggtcgcctta
Above is a genomic segment from Gossypium arboreum isolate Shixiya-1 chromosome 8, ASM2569848v2, whole genome shotgun sequence containing:
- the LOC108468429 gene encoding uncharacterized protein LOC108468429 is translated as MFNWWNDTSLWLDSVGAKDQVGLLGYICWNLWNSRNRFIFENKNEDPVFIWMKAMREAMEFNQRGSAPTPNSVKINCDSSWNPSNQTAGIATVARDSFGKIMQGLNACVQVSSVRVAEALAVRSGAVLAVHRQWSNVALESDNKELMTSLEADLDNCWGSKAIEADIKSLLASVNYVVNFISKSWVAKMTRTLACPFDWVLFPPADLARLVSNDSVSF